Proteins co-encoded in one Rhodopirellula bahusiensis genomic window:
- a CDS encoding HlyD family secretion protein: MTTTIRTNDIDQMKAKAQRDVEDANAVLEEARRRREATEQQVTGSQAELDRLNAEAAAKKQAIDAARQARIDADAELQKAAEQARIAEANLPQNRVTLETAEVTSSRVLSAFDEFRRESEFADNQDLPITESSKKFWCAIDNARDRLLTTDVDDDASAIVLGVEGIVLACERWEEDRKNLWETEIPPSELGDCPPENHRVEKFERDLRRLLAGESPTFTLPMIGDLILEGLSFRQIAQRLNYLRPSGVVCLETLAVLVDTFDRQDGPEFISVHWMGARTFETAWKRRQASIESRRKRRNLSIASSLRIMRDPNARLKNDPTRESSEAAPARRLGGSSASEPSQLSTMQADW; encoded by the coding sequence ATGACAACCACGATCCGAACGAACGACATTGATCAGATGAAAGCGAAGGCCCAGCGTGACGTCGAGGATGCGAACGCCGTCCTGGAAGAAGCCCGGCGACGCCGTGAAGCAACCGAACAGCAGGTCACCGGTAGCCAGGCCGAACTTGATCGGCTGAACGCTGAAGCAGCCGCGAAGAAGCAAGCCATCGACGCCGCCCGCCAAGCGAGGATCGACGCCGATGCCGAATTGCAAAAAGCCGCGGAGCAAGCTCGCATTGCCGAGGCGAACCTCCCGCAGAATCGAGTCACCCTTGAGACCGCCGAAGTGACATCTTCGCGGGTATTGAGTGCGTTTGATGAATTCCGAAGGGAAAGTGAATTTGCCGACAACCAAGACTTGCCTATTACCGAGTCGTCAAAAAAGTTCTGGTGTGCCATCGACAACGCTCGCGACCGCTTATTGACCACAGACGTCGACGACGATGCATCTGCGATCGTTTTGGGAGTGGAAGGCATTGTGTTGGCTTGTGAGCGATGGGAAGAAGACCGGAAAAACCTTTGGGAAACAGAGATTCCGCCAAGTGAACTCGGAGATTGCCCGCCAGAAAACCATCGTGTCGAAAAATTCGAACGCGATCTTCGCCGGCTGTTGGCAGGTGAGTCTCCGACCTTCACTTTACCAATGATCGGAGACCTGATTCTTGAAGGATTGTCCTTCAGGCAGATTGCCCAGAGGCTGAATTATCTCCGCCCGAGCGGGGTGGTTTGCTTAGAGACTCTCGCAGTTTTAGTCGACACCTTCGATCGACAAGACGGTCCTGAATTCATTTCAGTGCATTGGATGGGAGCCCGTACGTTCGAGACAGCATGGAAGCGACGGCAGGCATCGATCGAATCCCGCAGGAAGAGACGCAATCTATCAATCGCTTCGTCGCTTCGGATTATGCGTGATCCCAATGCGAGGCTTAAGAACGACCCCACTCGCGAGTCGTCGGAAGCAGCACCGGCTCGACGACTTGGCGGTTCATCGGCTTCCGAACCGAGCCAGCTTTCAACGATGCAAGCCGACTGGTAG
- a CDS encoding DUF3854 domain-containing protein, whose product MPSTNSLPTIEGLRSHHVDDLVRSGLTVQTITEAGLYSIDDPAEISRKLNWAAPANRLGPALAFPFIDLATKKLNGFTRLKPDTPRKNKRGKTNKYEQPAGESHRAYFPFGCLSAIETPGEMIGIIEGEKKALAATQSGLPALSTSGVWGWTKKRKKDSRGKAIGKRLLIDDLSSILWFEREVWIGFDFDEDRNPDVNHAAAELARVLESHGARVTIIEIPPGPRKDGGGLSKMAVDDYLVLHGEKALRNLIRGQVFRKEAARSLDDWRNDLAVARIDSIRKKEVNLCRSPTGAGKSHADTHAMDAVSTSLVVLPSHKNCSEFQGTCESVGIPAVAYPKLSKATCENFDLAKKAMASGLSPSQSICPKCPHAEGCEYQDLLTLAEKARHKICTHARGAMSFDQLSEGREYISVHEECSEFLRPGIQISSGLKQVTMVAEAAINDCKNNYQTNNPDLSEEYFYVRMREISEDLAKSLKADKTAVIDIPVFTGPPWNCDARLWDAMNSIDVWPDADSMRLVKALASGEICELVVRVDEVFQRGGDRKTRTSICAVRQTKIPSDVAIWFADATADRSEVESLLGGLQVRDRTPVGSLEAKHPSLQVPVDITKGTSPKNVAAIVTGMLESLPYQRIGVICHREHISAVKEVAGVIQASHFRGGESRGSNEWLSECDCMLVLGTPRVPPHVIRDRLLKLGLPAAMAKSDEEVRWGKDYWSGRTTRGNRITVTTLAYRDHDWHRAHCQIVRSEILQSAGRGRSVTETGIPVVVLTTEDMGLPILESKFSPLTESQREILESLKFHLLRKQVSSVVRGETLSEPSPTGASSEQTPTIYIVGNGSVSSSTIASAVGSSDRYVRKVLKELSERNFVKRIGQRGGWTLDQPPKLNLYAEAGIANLSACTSRGGSQA is encoded by the coding sequence TTGCCCTCGACTAATTCGCTTCCAACGATCGAAGGCCTGCGGTCACACCACGTGGATGATTTGGTTCGTTCGGGACTTACCGTGCAAACCATTACCGAAGCGGGTTTGTATTCGATTGATGATCCCGCCGAAATCAGCAGGAAACTCAACTGGGCCGCTCCAGCCAATCGACTTGGCCCAGCTCTCGCGTTCCCGTTCATCGACCTCGCGACAAAAAAACTGAACGGCTTCACGCGATTGAAGCCCGACACCCCGCGAAAGAACAAAAGGGGCAAAACAAACAAGTACGAACAGCCCGCTGGAGAATCACACCGGGCCTACTTTCCGTTTGGTTGCCTTTCGGCGATTGAGACGCCCGGGGAGATGATCGGGATCATTGAGGGCGAAAAAAAAGCTTTAGCTGCCACGCAGTCTGGCTTGCCTGCATTGTCAACGTCCGGGGTCTGGGGTTGGACCAAGAAGCGAAAGAAGGACTCGAGAGGGAAAGCGATTGGGAAACGACTTCTCATTGATGACCTGAGTTCGATCTTGTGGTTTGAGCGGGAAGTATGGATCGGATTTGACTTCGATGAAGACCGGAACCCCGATGTCAATCACGCAGCAGCAGAACTTGCGAGAGTTCTTGAATCACATGGTGCTCGTGTCACAATCATCGAGATCCCGCCAGGTCCAAGGAAAGATGGAGGCGGTTTGTCGAAAATGGCCGTCGATGACTACCTCGTGTTGCATGGAGAGAAGGCACTCCGAAATTTGATTCGGGGACAAGTCTTCCGGAAGGAAGCGGCTCGTTCACTCGACGACTGGCGAAATGATCTAGCGGTCGCACGAATCGACTCGATCCGAAAAAAGGAAGTGAATCTCTGTCGGTCTCCCACGGGGGCAGGAAAGTCTCATGCAGACACGCACGCGATGGACGCGGTTTCGACAAGCCTGGTCGTGCTGCCAAGCCACAAGAACTGCTCTGAGTTCCAAGGAACTTGCGAGTCAGTCGGCATACCCGCTGTCGCGTACCCCAAGTTGTCTAAAGCAACCTGCGAGAACTTCGATTTGGCTAAGAAAGCGATGGCAAGTGGGCTGTCTCCATCACAGTCAATTTGCCCGAAATGCCCTCATGCTGAAGGATGCGAATACCAAGACTTGCTCACGCTGGCGGAGAAAGCCCGCCACAAAATCTGCACCCACGCTCGCGGAGCAATGTCTTTTGACCAGCTTTCCGAGGGCCGGGAGTACATCAGTGTCCACGAAGAATGTTCCGAGTTTCTTCGTCCTGGGATTCAAATCTCAAGCGGACTCAAGCAAGTAACGATGGTGGCCGAGGCTGCCATCAACGATTGCAAGAACAACTACCAAACGAACAATCCGGATCTTAGCGAAGAGTACTTCTACGTTCGGATGAGAGAGATTTCGGAAGATCTTGCAAAGTCGCTCAAGGCGGACAAAACCGCGGTGATCGACATTCCGGTTTTCACAGGGCCTCCCTGGAACTGTGATGCGAGACTGTGGGACGCAATGAACAGCATTGACGTTTGGCCTGATGCTGATTCAATGCGACTTGTCAAAGCGTTGGCAAGCGGCGAGATATGTGAACTAGTTGTGCGTGTCGACGAAGTTTTCCAACGGGGAGGTGATCGAAAAACGAGAACTTCGATTTGTGCCGTCCGCCAAACCAAAATCCCAAGCGACGTTGCTATCTGGTTCGCTGACGCGACAGCTGACAGATCGGAGGTCGAATCGCTGCTTGGTGGGCTGCAAGTCCGAGATCGCACGCCAGTCGGCAGCCTCGAAGCGAAGCACCCGTCGCTGCAAGTTCCCGTCGACATCACAAAAGGCACATCTCCAAAGAACGTTGCTGCCATTGTTACCGGCATGCTCGAGAGTTTGCCCTATCAACGAATCGGTGTCATCTGCCATCGAGAGCACATCTCTGCCGTGAAAGAGGTCGCCGGGGTCATTCAAGCGAGCCATTTTCGTGGGGGTGAATCCCGTGGCTCGAACGAATGGCTTTCTGAATGTGATTGCATGCTGGTTCTGGGGACGCCGCGTGTTCCACCGCATGTCATCCGGGATCGGCTACTAAAACTTGGACTCCCGGCTGCAATGGCAAAATCAGATGAGGAAGTTCGGTGGGGGAAAGACTATTGGTCAGGCCGCACAACGCGAGGGAATCGGATCACCGTTACGACGCTGGCCTACCGAGACCACGATTGGCATCGGGCTCACTGCCAAATCGTTCGGTCTGAAATCCTTCAATCGGCTGGTCGAGGTCGATCGGTAACTGAAACGGGAATCCCAGTAGTGGTTCTGACCACCGAAGACATGGGACTCCCAATTCTGGAATCAAAATTTTCGCCACTGACTGAATCTCAGAGAGAAATTCTCGAGAGTCTGAAGTTTCACCTCCTTCGAAAACAGGTTTCCAGCGTCGTTCGAGGCGAAACGCTATCGGAACCATCCCCTACAGGAGCGTCATCGGAACAAACTCCTACTATATATATTGTAGGAAATGGTTCCGTTAGCTCGTCCACGATCGCATCGGCGGTTGGATCCTCTGACCGCTACGTCAGGAAAGTTTTGAAAGAGCTTTCAGAACGGAATTTTGTGAAACGGATTGGCCAACGGGGTGGCTGGACTCTCGATCAACCTCCAAAGCTCAACCTCTATGCCGAGGCCGGGATAGCGAATCTGTCTGCTTGCACCTCTCGCGGGGGAAGCCAAGCATGA